Part of the Centroberyx gerrardi isolate f3 chromosome 11, fCenGer3.hap1.cur.20231027, whole genome shotgun sequence genome is shown below.
AGTTCCAATGGCCCGCCTACTAAAGGCGGTGCCCTCTACCTGACCATTGATGCAATCAACACAAAACTTGGTGAACTTGTTCACAAGAAACAACAAACATATCTACAACGGCATTTTGAAATCAATCAATAGGGAGCGCCACAAAGGCTGTATCTGCTAATGCCATTGTTGAAATTTAATGGAATTTGCTCTAGGACCATGTACTAGTCAAAACATGAAGGTTGGTTGTGATTGGTGAaggtgggcgtggcctatgtaATAACCATGTAATAGCTTGTAAATGTAAGTGCATTTGTGCAATCAGTACCAACCTAGGCAGTATTGGCCTCCAGGACAAAACCGTCACATCAACCTACTGGAGCAGGTTCTGCAATGCTTTGCACCCCTTTACAGGGCAAAAAATTTACTGTTGAGGACCGACAATCGGACCACGGTGGCTTATATGAACAGACAGGGCGGCATTCAATCTGCGTGTCTGTTTAGAGCTGCAGAGAGCTTGTGGTTGTGGGCTACAGAGAACCTCCATTCTCTCACGGCATTGCACATCCTCGGCCCGGAGAATGCAGGGGCCAACATCATGTCGAGGGGCGGGCCCCTGGCGAAGGAATGGAGGTTACACCCCAACGTAGTGGACCAGATTTGGTCCCTCTTCGGGAGGGTGGAAGTGGATCTTTTTGCCTCAAGGCAAAACTCCCAATGCCCGCTATGGTTCTCTCTGCTTCACAGAGACAATCTACCCCTGGGGGTGGATGCATTTGCACACCCACCATGGCCAAGAAGGCTGCTTTATGCCTTCCTTCTTCTGTCTCATTCCTCCCTTACTGGTGACGATACGACAGAGAAGCTGTCTGTCATACTGGTATCCCCGGACCGCATGACGGCACTGTGGTACGCAGAGATGACACAGCTACTGGCGGCTCCGCCCAGGACAGTTCCCCAGTTTTGGGGTGCTCTGTCGCAGGCAAAGGGAGCGATAGGTGCGAGGGTTTGGTTCCTGAGAGGGACAGATTTATGCATGCTGGCTTGTCTGCACAGGGAGTGCAGACCATCCAGGGCGCGCGAGTGCAATCCACCATCGCTAACTACAAAGCAAAACGGCTGGGTTTTCaaaagtggtgtgtgtgggaagaGAGACGTTGATCCACTGAACTGTTCAACTGGATctattctctcttttccctgtcGAAACAGAGACTCGCCCACTGGCTCTGTGATGGCGTTTCACAAGCTTCTGTGTTGGCGGGCAGAGATCCTCCCACTGCCACTCTGCACTCTACACGCAGTGTAGCAGCGTCCACAGCCCTTTTTTGTGGCATAGTGGGTTGGAGGAGATCTGTACAGCGGTTGATGGCCTGTCCATTCATCAGGTTTTATCTGTTGGATGTGTCTGGGTCTTTCTCGGGCTTGATGCTTAGCACTGGAACACGAGACCCTGGGTGAGAGACCTGTTGTGCTGGAGTCTCAACGTGTCTcaaagcctgtgtgaaatagaacgcattgttctatgatcacaggtgAAGCCCTCTAACGAGTCACCCTGCCGCTCCACGAGTCGCTGAAGATTTTGTGGATGATGAGCCATTTATAGAAAAAGGCTTCATAGAGTTGAACAGGCTCATCCTTATTGgctgcgtgcgtgcatgcaaatttcagtgcACTGAGGCGACCAGATGAGTGGTCAAGCCAATAGAGCCCCACTAGAGGGCTCAGCCTGTGATCAcagaactagagttacaatgCGTAACTAACTAATCGCAGTTTGTGCTCGGCATTAGGTAAGTATGTAAAGTTATTGAGTTACCATTGGGTTGTGATCTGGTCGCACAACCAGGCACCAAGCAAGGAATAGGCATGAACGGTATCTTAACAATTTCAGGAAGCTGCCTACTTTGTGTCTCTCGGTTTCACCCCATGTTGTATACGCATAATCCAGGCTGTTTATGTCTGTTAACCCTCTCGGTGTCACCCTCCTTTAAAACCTTTTTGCAGATGGAATCAGCAATATTTTTGAACTATTGTGTGAATATTTTCAAtcaacttttgttttttctaaaaCTCGATGTATAGAGATGTGGAATTACACCAACTTCAACTTATTGTGTATTAAAGGAAGTCTATGCACAACCATGGCATATGACATCTACCCTATTCACTTTAAAGTGGGTTGGTTTCTTGACACCAGGCAAAAAAGACACTGTATGTTTCATTTGCTCCAACCTGGAGAGCCTATTGACAGTTTCCATGGATTTGATGACTTAATGTTGCATCACACATTGTCTGAGGTAAAGACAATTATTTCCCCAGACAATACAATCATTGTTATAAAAACTGTGACAGATGTTGAGGTTTTACTTCTTGCTGAAGTTCGACTGGTAAATACTAGATGACTGCAGGAACAACTAGAGAAAGACAGCAGGTATTATAACCATTTCATATttatataacattttttttatatttctaaatTAAGTGTTAACATAAAGTAACAGTACAATCCAACGCAAAACGAAACACAGAGATTCATTCTACAGTCAGTCATCCTATTAATACTACTGTTGGAACGATAACTAAGTAAATTTTTaaaaatttcacttgtttcgtTATTTTGAAAGTAGAAGGGAAAAATGCAACACCCAAATCAGAGCTTTGATTTTCTTAGTAACACCAGACCTGAAACAATCAGCtctatcagtttttttttatctttgcaAATTGTTTCCTGAACTATCTTGTCCACTAAATGTTGATacaggatatatatatatatatatatattgttacAGGAGCTACATTGTCATACAGCATATCAGTATATCTGATATCTAGATTGCCTAAACTTCATATGTGACATAGAATTTCCCCTCTTGTGTGTCCCCTGCATCTTATTTCAGGTTGATGGAAAACTACACCTACaacagcttcacactccagctggAGGGCATAAAGGTCACGGAGGTTTCCATGTACCCtgtctttctatttttctttttttcctatcTATTTATTATGTTTGCCAATGTAGGCATTGTAGTCCTGGTGTGCATTGACAAGAGCCTTCACCAGCCTATGTATCTCCTTTTTTGCAATCTGCCACTCAATGACATTCTTGGAAACTCTATCATGGTGCCACGGCTGCTTACAGACATATTGGTGCCTCCCTCTGAACGCCTCATCAGCTATTATGAGTGTGTGGTTCAAGCCTTCACCTCTCACATGTTCGGTACCACCTCTCACACAGTACTCATGATCATGGCCTTTGACAGGTATGTGGCAATCTGCAATCCCTTGCGCTACACTACAATCATGAGTGACAAAATGGTGCTAAAATTAACTGTTTCTGCCTGGGGGGTAGCCTTTGTTTTGGTGGCTATTCTCCTCGGCCTGACCATACGGCTGAAGAGATGCAGGACTCTGATCGCAAACCCTTACTGTGACAATGCCTCGTTGTTTAAACTCTCCTGTGAGAGTGTCTTTATCAATAACATCTATGGCCTCACTTTCACTGTGGTCCTGTTCACAGCTTCTATAGGCAGTATGGTTCTCACTTATGCTAAAATCACAACTGTCT
Proteins encoded:
- the LOC139926398 gene encoding olfactory receptor 8G17-like; translated protein: MENYTYNSFTLQLEGIKVTEVSMYPVFLFFFFSYLFIMFANVGIVVLVCIDKSLHQPMYLLFCNLPLNDILGNSIMVPRLLTDILVPPSERLISYYECVVQAFTSHMFGTTSHTVLMIMAFDRYVAICNPLRYTTIMSDKMVLKLTVSAWGVAFVLVAILLGLTIRLKRCRTLIANPYCDNASLFKLSCESVFINNIYGLTFTVVLFTASIGSMVLTYAKITTVCLTSKNKSLNSKALKTCSTHLFVYLIMFSCGFLVIILHRFPLYSDYRKLSSILFHIIPGSLNPIIYGVQSKEIRKFLSNVFQSRKVLPSF